The genomic segment CTAGAACATTCAAATAAAGATACCTGAGCTTTATTAAAAGTTCTTTTAATATCTTCATTGTTCGTATGCTCTGCAAGCCCTACTCTTAATAGAAAATAAATATTTTGTGTTGCCGAAAAATGTTTTCTCAAATTGATATAATTGACAATATTTTCAATTAGTCTTGCTATAAATTTATGATTTTTGTTAATAAGTGTGAATATATATGAATTGTAGCTAATTTTTTCCAAAAAATACGGATCTTGATTATATATTTGAAAAGCATCACTTACTACCCTATCCAAAACATTTGACATAAGATCGCCAAAATTCTGCTCTACTATAGAAAAATTCTCAGCTAGCAAAACTCCAACGTACAATTCCTTTGTACCATTTAAATTATAGAAGATTTTTATCTTATTTAATACCCTATCTAAAACTTTATGCAACTCTATATTACACGACTTATTGATGTTTACTTACGTTATATTTTTTTGCTTATCTCAGCAAGTTTTAATGAGTATATAAATTCTCGTAATTCTTGTCTTGCTGCAATTACTGAAGTGTTTAATTTGATTAAATCATTGCTTTTTCCCGCATCTAACAGGGTTAATCCTCTCAAAAATAATTCTTTAAATATTACTCTATCCCCAAAGCCTGGAGATATAAAAAATCCCAATTTTTTTCCTAAATGCTTTATGGCAGAAGCAACATTTCTTTTATTTATTACATTTGTAGAAGATAATCTGTTTCTAACAACTACCCATTGCAATTCTTTGTTTTTTTTAAAAGCTCTCAATTTTTTTTGTTCCCACACCATAGAGCTGTATATTCCAGGAATCGCTTTACTGAAATCATTTGGATCAACCTTTCCAAGCAGATCAACATCTACAAAACTATCATTAATGGGAGTTATTATAGTATCCGCAACATAATGAGCATGTCTATTCAGAAGATTGTCATTTCCAGGTGTATCAATTATTATAAAATCAAATCCCCCATCTAATTCACTTAACAAATTTTCTAATTCCTCAATATCATCGCTAGTATATTCAATTACCTGATTAATATTATATTTCTTATTTAATTTGAAGTGAATAGGCAGTTTAAGCTCTATTTTTTCACTATCAATTGTCTTTTTTCTATTCTCAATATATCTAGTTAAAGACTCTTGTCTATGATCGATATCAAGAGTTGCTACTTTAAAGTCCAAATATAGCAAAGAAGTAATAAGATGCATTGCCGTTGTTGTTTTGCCAGAACCACCTTTTTCATTACCAAAAACAATTATATGAGCCATTTCTATAAAGTTATTTCTTTTAAAAAATTAATTAATTCTTCTATTCTAAGCTTTTTTTCATCACCAGTAAGCATGTTTTTCAAAATGTATATATTGTCATTTAGCTCTTCATCACCAAATAAAACTGAATATTTAACTCTTAATTTGTTTGCTTTTTGCATCTTTTTTTTAAGTGGTATACCATAGTCAATTAACGTGTTAATTTGAGCTCTCCTAAATTCTTGCGCAATTTTAATTCCATGATTTTCTGCTAATTCACCAATAGGAATTAAATATATTTGCGCTTCTTTTTCTATTGGGTTTTGTTTGATTTGTAACAACTCTAGCATTCTTTCAATTCCTCCAGCAAAACCTGCCGCTGGAGTTAAATTACCACCCATTTGCGATATCAATGTATTGTACCTTCCGCCAGCTAAAATTGTTCCTTGGCTACCTAAATCACATGTAACAAACTCAAAAACAAAATCAGAATAATAATCCATCCCTCTGACTAACTTATTGGAGTGTTTAAAATTTATATTGAAATCTTTGAGGCGTGATAAAATTGCTTCAAATCTAATTTTTGAGTCTTTATCAATAAAGTTATACAAGATTGGGGCGTCATTTAATATCTCTTGCTCTTTGTTATTTTTTGTATCCAAAATGCGTAAAGGGTTTTTTTCCAATCTTTGCAGACTAATTTCTGATAATTCGTCTTTATACTTTAATAGATATTCTATCAATGCAGTTTTATATTTATTTCTACACTCATTGTCTCCTAAGGTATTAACAACAAGCTTAACATTATTATTGATTTCAAGTTCTTTCAGAATATCGTTAGCAAGCATTATTAGCTCAACATCAACGTTAAGATTATTAGATCCAATATATTCGTAGTTTATTTGATGAAATTGCCTTAATCTGCATTTTTGAGGGCGCTCATGTCTAAATAATGGGCCATAACTAAATAGACGCAGTGGAATTGACTGCAACATACCATTTGAAATTACTGCACGAACAATAGATGCTGTGAATTCTGGTCTTAAAGTTATGTGAGTTTTATCACGATCTAAAAAGCTATATGTCTCCTTATTAACAATATCTGATGTTTCCCCTAAAGTCCTATGAAACACTTCACTATTTTCCATAATAGGAGTAGATATCTCCTGAAAGCAATATAGCCTGGCTAATTTTTGTGCGATACTTATAATGTAATTAAAGAGATCTATTTCTTTGTCATATAAGTCAGCAACTCCTCTTATTTTTTGCAATTTCATTTTCTTATATTAATACAATGTGCTATTAGCAACCTTAAATACTATTTATATATCCCAAAAATACTAAAAAGTCATTTTTTCAAGTGATACAATTTTTTAAAATTAACTCAATATCTTTGCAATGCCCTTGGATGCATATTTAGTTCGGGAATATAGGGCAATGTCAAAATTTATCATTCTAAATAGTTATTGACGTAAGATTTTATAGTTTTTTCTCCCTCAGCATATTCTTGAATGAAAAATTCTAATTTATTTTTTTTCGCAAATTTTACCGCTTGATTTTTATCTTCAAAACGTAACTTAACTTCACTTGGATACATATTGCTACTTCCAGTCCACCCCATAATTTGTTCCTGAAATCTATCATCAATTGATATAAATTCTAAAATCCACTGGTTTATATTGGCAGTTCCAGATTGAGTGGGTGTTTGATAGTCTTTGTATATTTTAACAATCATTTTATTATAAATTTGAAAATGAGCTTAACTTAAGTTATATACTATTATATATAGTTATATTTGAATATTCAAGTAATGAGCGTCAGCAGTGTATCTAAATTAACTTTTGAGCAATCAATGAAACGGTTGGAAGAGATAATTGATAGTTTAGAAAGCGGAAATGTTGAATTAGAAAATGCCATCAATTTATATTCAGAAGGGATTAAGCTACAAGAACATTGCAAAAATA from the Candidatus Bandiella numerosa genome contains:
- a CDS encoding division plane positioning ATPase MipZ, which codes for MAHIIVFGNEKGGSGKTTTAMHLITSLLYLDFKVATLDIDHRQESLTRYIENRKKTIDSEKIELKLPIHFKLNKKYNINQVIEYTSDDIEELENLLSELDGGFDFIIIDTPGNDNLLNRHAHYVADTIITPINDSFVDVDLLGKVDPNDFSKAIPGIYSSMVWEQKKLRAFKKNKELQWVVVRNRLSSTNVINKRNVASAIKHLGKKLGFFISPGFGDRVIFKELFLRGLTLLDAGKSNDLIKLNTSVIAARQELREFIYSLKLAEISKKI
- the hisS gene encoding histidine--tRNA ligase, which encodes MKLQKIRGVADLYDKEIDLFNYIISIAQKLARLYCFQEISTPIMENSEVFHRTLGETSDIVNKETYSFLDRDKTHITLRPEFTASIVRAVISNGMLQSIPLRLFSYGPLFRHERPQKCRLRQFHQINYEYIGSNNLNVDVELIMLANDILKELEINNNVKLVVNTLGDNECRNKYKTALIEYLLKYKDELSEISLQRLEKNPLRILDTKNNKEQEILNDAPILYNFIDKDSKIRFEAILSRLKDFNINFKHSNKLVRGMDYYSDFVFEFVTCDLGSQGTILAGGRYNTLISQMGGNLTPAAGFAGGIERMLELLQIKQNPIEKEAQIYLIPIGELAENHGIKIAQEFRRAQINTLIDYGIPLKKKMQKANKLRVKYSVLFGDEELNDNIYILKNMLTGDEKKLRIEELINFLKEITL
- a CDS encoding NADH dehydrogenase ubiquinone Fe-S protein 4, whose amino-acid sequence is MIVKIYKDYQTPTQSGTANINQWILEFISIDDRFQEQIMGWTGSSNMYPSEVKLRFEDKNQAVKFAKKNKLEFFIQEYAEGEKTIKSYVNNYLE
- the xseB gene encoding exodeoxyribonuclease VII small subunit yields the protein MSVSSVSKLTFEQSMKRLEEIIDSLESGNVELENAINLYSEGIKLQEHCKNKLDNAKLRIERIVKDKDKICTETVSINGKN